One Belonocnema kinseyi isolate 2016_QV_RU_SX_M_011 chromosome 6, B_treatae_v1, whole genome shotgun sequence genomic region harbors:
- the LOC117175378 gene encoding uncharacterized protein LOC117175378: MEFEKEIGNSPTEVLKYFDKNEDGGLDFEEFRTLCAKLFGSEEVEENGSRVRDIFEILDLNGDGLLNGEEWESCGEYWRGDCGWPGEWRPVLERAGLLTKTATMTTSASLLGRGEPFVPSWAEAALPRLSGAGSLLVRARYGFSSQEGVQLGHGLRRVSAAVPWWQRGETPSSFGTGRPRLDFPARSLHRRWRRAQKLVLVYDDDIVIIVVGRAKALAGRGGTRRRSFVTPGVILAARRSGGRGRGPDEVDLQGIGKENYRSNDSLGSAVRGGGGGRTNACLCLHAPAFMSDGREAGRPAIDAVLSATRFADGGARRLPGPSLPLAVVLKEEARLFDTVLFLESKLEQRLWPVHCIMNSWGAQLHKDLYIVPGSEQVRKGQNPDMETYSAFFDNNSINSTELLDILKKNNVTDVYVCGLAYDVCVRATCLDGLKLGYRLVAIEDCCRGVDQDDIAITRKEISENGGLIVNSSEVLSLVNDKKRSLIMAQQGASALAKKSLDQELMKNNAKK, from the exons ATGGAGTTTGAAAAGGAAATTGGAAATTCGCCTAcggaagttttgaaatattttgacaaaaacgaGGATGGAGGAttggattttgaagaatttcgaaCCTTGTGCGCAAAATTGTTTGGATCGGAGGAAGTGGAAGAAAACGGAAGTAGGGTTCgagatattttcgaaattttagatttGAATGGAGATGGATTGCTGAACGGCGAGGAATGGGAAAg ttgtGGCGAATATTGGAGAGGAGATTGTGGATGGCCAGGCGAGTGGAGGCCTGTCCTTGAGCGG GCAGGGCTTCTCACCAAGACGGCGACGATGACGACGAGCGCTAGTCTTCTCGGGCGCggcgagccgttcgtgccctcctgggcagaggctgcTTTACCGCGGCTTTCCGGGGCTGGATCTCTCCTCGTACGGGCAAGGTACGGTTTTTCGTCTCAGGAAGGCGTCCAGCTGGGCCATGGACTGCGCCGGGTTTCTGCGGCTGTTCCGTGGTGGCAGCG AGGTGAAACCCCGTCGTCATTTGGCACTGGTCGGCCGCGTCTAGATTTCCCGGCAAGGTCACTTCACCGGCGCTGGAGGCGAGCGCAGAAGCTCGTCCTCGTCTACGATGATGACATCGTCATCATCGTTGTCGGCAGGGCGAAGGCGCTTGCGGGGAGAGGGGGTACGAGGCGCCGGAGCTTCGTAACGCCCGGAGTGATCCTGGCGGCCCGAAGAAGCGGCGGAAGAGGTCGAGGGCCGGACGAAGTGGACCTTCAGGGAATCGGGAAGGAGAACTACCGATCAAACGATAGCCTTGGGAGTGCCGTTAGAGGCGGAGGAGGTGGAAGGAC aaATGCGTGCCTTTGCTTGCACGCACCAGCTTTTATGTCCGATGGCCGAGAGGCGGGCCGGCCGGCGATTGacgcggtcctctcggccactcgcttTGCTGATGGAGGGGCGCGTCGGCTGCCCGGTCCATCCCTTCCACTCGCCGTT GTTTTAAAAGAAGAAGCGAGACTTTTTGATACTGTTTTGTTTCTGGAATCAAAATTGGAACAAAGATTGTGGCCAGTTCATTGCATCATGAATTCCTGGGGAGCTCAATTACATAAAGATCTGTACATTGTTCCAGGTTCAGAAcag GTGCGGAAAGGTCAGAATCCAGATATGGAAACCTATTCTGCTTTTTTCGACaacaattcaataaattccacCGAATTGTTAgacattctaaaaaaaaataacgtCACAGATGTATATGTTTGTGGTTTGGCATATGACGTTTGTGTTCGAGCAACTTGTTTAGATGGCCTTAAATTAGGCTACAGATTGGTCGCAATCGAAGATTGTTGTCGTGGCGTTGATCAAGATGACATAGCTATAACTCGAaaagaaatttccgaaaatggAGGATTGATCGTAAATAGCAGTGAAGTCCTCTCGCTCGTTAATGACAAAAAAAGGAGTTTAATCATGGCTCAGCAAGGCGCTTCCGCTTTGGCAAAAAAAAGCTTGGAtcaagaattaatgaaaaataatgccaaaaaataa
- the LOC117174886 gene encoding CD209 antigen-like protein C: MELSIILISTWSLLFIGASAANISSTVINKDRHLNIFDSINPGPWSEILEEWVVSEKGNFNTRNSRVMKLGDKTLMVSPKGTSPNKRDVSETDLYLLGAIEKLVYRVDYLEKRLRRAEELLYYVISGNNNKNEIQKQPCPQNYTRAGRNCYYFSTREFDWKSSASLCRGMGGNLVEFRSVEENQDVVAYLQTDKKFRGKNFWTGGLNPGLLWIWAASARPVYQDTKQTVVGDGRCLKLDFNPASRIYSYKGEDCSLRQRYICEVTKDDESANRIERTSRTLLHEND; the protein is encoded by the exons ATGGAACTTTCTATCATTTTAATATCAACATGGTCCTTATTATTTATAGGCGCCAGTG cTGCAAATATATCGTCAACAGTGATTAACAAGGATAggcatttgaatatttttgattcaataaaTCCAGGACCTTGGAGTGAGATCTTGGAAGAATGGGTCGTATCTGAAAAGGGAAATTTTAACACAAGAAATTCCCGAGTAATGAAACTTGGTGATAAAACATTGATGGTTTCCCCGAAAGGCACAAGTCCAAACAAGCGTGACGTTTCCGAAACGGATCTCTACCTTTTAG gtgcaattgaaaaattagtATACAGAGTCGACTATTTGGAAAAACGATTGAGAAGAGCTGAAGAACTTTTATATTACGTTATATCtggaaataacaacaaaaatgaaattcaaaaac aaccatGTCCCCAAAACTATACAAGAGCAGGAAGAAATTGCTACTACTTCAGCACACGGGAATTTGACTGGAAATCTTCGGCCAGTTTATGTCGAGGAATGGGTGGAAATTTGGTGGAATTCCGAAGCGTGGAAGAAAATCAAGACGTCGTGGCTTATTTGCAAACCGATAAAAAATTTAGGGGTAAAAATTTCTGGACTGGAGGATTAAATCCGGGACTTTTGTGGATTTGGGCAGCAAGTGCAAGACCAGTTTATCAGGATACGAAACAAACAGTCGTAGGCGATGGAAG gtgcttaaaacttgattttaatccgGCATCCAGAATTTATTCCTACAAAGGTGAAGACTGTAGTTTGAGGCAGCGATATATTTGTGAAGTCACGAAGGACGATGAATCAGCCAACAGAATTGAACGCACATCTCGTACATTATTAcacgaaaatgattaa